The following proteins are co-located in the Escherichia fergusonii ATCC 35469 genome:
- the yhhY gene encoding N-acetyltransferase: protein MSEIVIRHAETRDYEAIRQIHAQPEVYCNTLQVPHPSDHMWQERLADRPGIKQLVACIDGIVVGHLTIDVQQRPRRSHVADFGICVDSRWKNRGVASTLMREMIAMCDNWLRVDRIELTVFVDNAPAIKVYKKFGFEIEGTGKKYALRNGEYVDAYYMARVK, encoded by the coding sequence ATGAGTGAGATAGTAATACGCCATGCAGAAACACGGGATTACGAGGCCATCAGGCAGATTCACGCCCAGCCGGAGGTGTATTGCAACACACTACAGGTGCCTCATCCTTCCGATCATATGTGGCAGGAGCGACTCGCCGATCGTCCCGGCATCAAGCAGTTAGTCGCCTGTATTGATGGAATCGTCGTAGGCCATCTCACCATTGACGTGCAACAACGCCCACGCCGCAGTCATGTTGCCGACTTTGGTATCTGTGTCGACTCCCGCTGGAAGAACCGCGGCGTCGCCAGCACCCTGATGCGAGAGATGATTGCAATGTGCGACAACTGGTTGCGGGTAGATCGTATTGAACTAACGGTGTTCGTTGATAACGCGCCAGCAATTAAGGTCTATAAAAAATTCGGCTTTGAGATTGAAGGGACCGGTAAGAAGTATGCTTTGCGTAATGGCGAATATGTCGATGCGTATTATATGGCGCGGGTGAAATGA
- a CDS encoding YrhB family protein, translating to MINYQEAFAKANHYLDDADLAVVITLHGRFSQGWYFCFEAREFLETGDEAARLAGNAPFIIDKDSGEIHSLGTAKPLEEYLQDYEIKKATFGLP from the coding sequence ATGATTAATTATCAGGAAGCATTCGCGAAAGCGAACCATTACCTTGATGATGCAGATCTCGCCGTCGTCATTACTCTACATGGACGCTTTAGCCAGGGCTGGTATTTCTGTTTCGAAGCACGAGAATTTCTCGAAACTGGTGATGAGGCCGCGCGCTTAGCTGGTAACGCACCTTTTATTATTGATAAAGACAGTGGTGAAATTCATTCGCTGGGAACGGCAAAGCCGCTGGAAGAATATCTACAGGATTATGAAATAAAAAAAGCTACCTTCGGCTTGCCCTGA
- the ggt gene encoding gamma-glutamyltransferase, with protein sequence MIKPTFLRRVAIATLLSGCCFSAVAAPPAPPPVSYGVEEDVFHPVRAKQGMVASVDATATQVGVDILKEGGNAVDAAVAVGYALAVTHPQAGNLGGGGFMLIRSKNGNTTAIDFREMAPAKATRDMFLDDQGNPDSKKSLTSHLASGTPGTVAGFSLALEKYGTMPLNKVVQPAFKLARDGFIVNDALADDLKTYGSEVLPNHENSKAIFWKEGEPLKKGDKLVQTNLAKSLEMIAENGPDEFYKGTIAEQIALEMQKNGGLITKEDLAAYKAVERTPISGDYRGYQVYSMPPPSSGGIHIVQILNILENFDMQKYGFGSADAMQIMAEAEKHAYADRSEYLGDPDFVKVPWQALTNKAYAKSIADQIDINKAKPSSEIRPGKLAPYESNQTTHYSVVDKDGNAVAVTYTLNTTFGTGIVAGESGILLNNQMDDFSAKPGVPNVYGLVGGDANAVGPNKRPLSSMSPTIVVKDGKTWLVTGSPGGSRIITTVLQMVVNSIDYGMNVAEATNVPRFHHQWLPDELRVEKGFSPDTLKLLEAKGQKVALKEAMGSTQSIMVGPDGELYGASDPRSVDDLTAGY encoded by the coding sequence ATGATAAAACCGACGTTTTTACGCCGGGTGGCCATTGCTACTTTGCTTTCAGGATGTTGTTTTAGTGCTGTCGCCGCGCCACCTGCGCCGCCGCCCGTTTCATATGGTGTGGAGGAGGATGTCTTCCATCCGGTACGCGCGAAGCAGGGGATGGTGGCTTCTGTGGACGCCACTGCCACTCAGGTGGGGGTAGATATCCTTAAGGAGGGTGGGAATGCCGTTGATGCCGCCGTGGCCGTGGGGTATGCGCTGGCGGTAACGCATCCGCAGGCGGGGAATCTGGGCGGCGGTGGTTTTATGCTGATCCGCTCGAAAAATGGCAATACCACCGCTATCGATTTCCGCGAAATGGCGCCAGCCAAAGCAACACGCGATATGTTCCTCGATGACCAGGGCAACCCGGACAGCAAAAAATCACTCACTTCGCATCTGGCTTCCGGCACACCCGGTACGGTAGCGGGCTTCTCGTTGGCGCTGGAGAAATACGGCACCATGCCGTTGAATAAAGTGGTGCAACCGGCGTTTAAACTGGCACGCGATGGTTTTATTGTTAACGACGCGCTGGCTGACGATCTCAAAACCTACGGCAGTGAAGTGCTACCAAATCACGAAAACAGCAAAGCTATCTTCTGGAAAGAGGGCGAACCGCTGAAAAAGGGCGACAAGCTGGTACAGACGAATCTGGCAAAGAGCCTGGAGATGATTGCCGAAAACGGCCCGGATGAATTCTACAAAGGCACGATAGCGGAACAAATCGCCCTGGAGATGCAGAAAAACGGTGGCTTGATCACTAAAGAAGATTTAGCGGCCTATAAAGCGGTCGAACGTACACCAATAAGTGGCGATTATCGCGGGTATCAGGTTTACTCCATGCCACCGCCATCCTCCGGCGGGATCCATATCGTGCAGATCCTCAATATTCTGGAAAACTTCGATATGCAGAAATACGGCTTTGGCAGCGCCGACGCGATGCAAATCATGGCAGAAGCGGAGAAACATGCCTACGCCGATCGCTCGGAATATCTTGGCGACCCGGATTTTGTCAAAGTACCGTGGCAGGCGCTGACCAATAAAGCCTATGCCAAATCTATTGCCGATCAAATCGATATCAATAAAGCGAAGCCATCCAGCGAAATTCGTCCTGGCAAGCTTGCGCCTTATGAGAGTAATCAAACTACCCATTACTCAGTGGTGGATAAAGACGGTAACGCCGTGGCGGTGACCTATACGCTGAACACCACCTTCGGTACGGGCATTGTCGCGGGCGAGAGCGGTATTTTGCTCAATAACCAGATGGATGATTTCTCCGCCAAACCAGGCGTACCGAACGTTTACGGGCTGGTGGGCGGCGATGCCAACGCCGTCGGGCCGAATAAACGCCCGCTGTCGTCGATGTCACCAACCATTGTGGTCAAGGATGGTAAAACCTGGCTGGTCACCGGAAGCCCAGGCGGTAGCCGGATTATCACCACTGTGCTGCAAATGGTGGTGAACAGCATCGATTATGGCATGAATGTCGCCGAAGCGACCAATGTGCCGCGTTTCCACCATCAGTGGCTGCCGGACGAGCTGCGTGTCGAGAAAGGATTTAGCCCGGATACGCTCAAGCTGCTGGAAGCAAAAGGTCAGAAAGTGGCGCTAAAAGAGGCGATGGGCAGTACGCAAAGTATTATGGTTGGGCCGGACGGTGAGTTGTACGGTGCATCCGACCCGCGCTCGGTGGATGATTTAACGGCGGGGTACTAA
- a CDS encoding DUF2756 family protein — protein MKRLLLLTALLPFVGFAQPINTLNNPNQPGYQIPSQQRMQTQMQTQQIQQKGMLNQQLKTQTQLQQQHLENQINSNSQRVLQSQPGELNPARQQMLPNTNGGMLNSNRNPDSSLNQQHMLPERRNGDMLNPPSTPQPDIPLKTIGP, from the coding sequence ATGAAACGACTTCTGCTTTTGACGGCACTCCTGCCGTTTGTCGGCTTTGCACAGCCCATTAATACTCTGAATAACCCCAACCAGCCGGGATATCAGATCCCCAGCCAGCAGCGGATGCAAACTCAAATGCAAACGCAGCAAATCCAGCAAAAAGGGATGCTGAATCAGCAACTGAAAACTCAGACGCAATTACAACAGCAGCATTTAGAAAATCAGATTAATAGCAACTCTCAGCGGGTATTGCAGTCGCAGCCGGGGGAGCTAAATCCCGCCCGGCAGCAAATGCTGCCCAACACCAACGGCGGGATGTTAAACAGCAACCGTAATCCGGATAGTTCGTTGAATCAGCAGCATATGTTGCCGGAGAGGAGAAACGGCGACATGCTGAATCCGCCCAGCACGCCGCAGCCTGATATTCCGTTGAAAACTATTGGGCCGTAA
- the ugpQ gene encoding glycerophosphodiester phosphodiesterase, translated as MSNWPYPRIVAHRGGGKLAPENTLAAIDVGAKYGHKMIEFDAKLSKDGEIFLLHDDNLERTSNGWGVAGDLNWQDLLRVDAGSWYSKAFKGEPLPLLSQVAERCREHGMMANIEIKPTTGTGPLTGKMVSLAARELWAGMTPPLLSSFEIDALEAAQQAAPELPRGLLLDEWRDDWRELTTRLGCVSIHLNHKLLDKARVMQLKDAGLRILVYTVNKPQRATELLRWGVDCICTDAIDVIGPNFTAQ; from the coding sequence ATGAGTAACTGGCCTTATCCCCGCATTGTCGCCCACCGTGGCGGCGGTAAGCTGGCCCCGGAAAACACCCTGGCGGCAATCGACGTTGGGGCAAAATACGGTCATAAGATGATCGAATTTGACGCGAAGTTATCGAAAGATGGCGAGATCTTCTTGCTTCATGACGACAATCTCGAACGCACCAGCAATGGCTGGGGCGTCGCGGGCGATCTGAACTGGCAGGATTTACTGCGCGTGGATGCAGGCAGTTGGTACAGCAAAGCGTTTAAAGGTGAGCCGCTGCCGTTGCTTTCGCAGGTGGCGGAACGCTGCCGTGAACATGGGATGATGGCAAATATCGAAATCAAACCCACCACTGGCACTGGTCCATTAACGGGCAAAATGGTATCGCTGGCGGCGCGCGAACTGTGGGCTGGTATGACGCCGCCGCTGCTGTCATCGTTTGAGATTGATGCTTTAGAAGCCGCGCAACAGGCTGCACCGGAACTGCCGCGCGGTTTGTTGCTGGATGAGTGGCGCGACGATTGGCGCGAACTGACCACGCGGCTGGGCTGCGTCTCTATTCATCTCAATCATAAGTTGCTCGATAAAGCGCGAGTGATGCAGTTGAAAGACGCTGGATTACGGATTCTGGTTTATACCGTCAACAAACCCCAGCGCGCGACAGAGTTGCTGCGCTGGGGCGTGGATTGCATCTGTACCGATGCGATTGATGTGATTGGCCCGAACTTTACGGCCCAATAG
- the ugpC gene encoding sn-glycerol 3-phosphate ABC transporter ATP binding protein UgpC, giving the protein MAGLKLQAVTKSWDGKTQVIKPLTLDVADGEFIVMVGPSGCGKSTLLRMVAGLERVTEGDIWINDQRVTEMEPKDRGIAMVFQNYALYPHMSVEENMAWGLKIRGMGKQQIAERVKEAARILELDDLLKRRPRELSGGQRQRVAMGRAIVRDPAVFLFDEPLSNLDAKLRVQMRLELQQLHRRLKTTSLYVTHDQVEAMTLAQRVMVMNGGVAEQIGTPVEVYEKPATLFVASFIGSPAMNLLTGRVNNDGTHFELDGGMALPLNGGYRQYAGRKMTLGIRPEHIALSSQAEGGIPLVMDTLEILGADNLAHGRWGEQKLVVRLAHQERPTAGSTLWLHLPENQLHLFDGETGQRV; this is encoded by the coding sequence ATGGCAGGACTGAAATTACAGGCAGTAACCAAAAGCTGGGATGGCAAAACCCAGGTCATTAAACCGCTGACCCTTGATGTGGCGGATGGCGAATTTATAGTGATGGTCGGGCCGTCTGGCTGCGGGAAATCCACGCTGCTGCGCATGGTTGCCGGGCTGGAGCGGGTCACCGAAGGCGATATCTGGATTAACGACCAACGCGTGACCGAAATGGAGCCGAAAGATCGCGGGATTGCGATGGTGTTCCAGAACTACGCTCTTTATCCGCATATGAGTGTCGAAGAAAACATGGCGTGGGGGCTGAAAATTCGCGGCATGGGCAAGCAGCAAATAGCCGAGCGTGTTAAAGAAGCGGCGCGCATTCTGGAGCTGGACGACCTGCTCAAGCGCCGTCCGCGTGAGCTTTCTGGCGGTCAGCGTCAGCGTGTAGCGATGGGCCGCGCGATTGTGCGCGATCCGGCGGTGTTCCTGTTTGATGAGCCGCTCTCTAACCTCGACGCCAAGCTGCGCGTGCAGATGCGCCTTGAGCTGCAACAACTGCACCGTCGCCTGAAAACGACTTCACTCTACGTTACTCACGATCAGGTTGAGGCGATGACGCTCGCTCAGCGGGTAATGGTGATGAACGGCGGCGTTGCCGAACAGATTGGCACGCCAGTTGAAGTCTACGAAAAGCCCGCCACTCTGTTTGTGGCGAGTTTTATCGGCAGTCCGGCGATGAACCTGCTGACAGGCCGCGTGAATAACGATGGCACGCATTTCGAACTGGACGGGGGGATGGCGCTACCGCTAAACGGTGGCTACCGTCAGTATGCCGGGCGTAAAATGACTCTTGGCATTCGCCCGGAACATATTGCGTTAAGCTCGCAGGCAGAAGGCGGCATACCGCTGGTGATGGACACGCTGGAGATCCTCGGCGCAGATAACCTGGCGCACGGACGCTGGGGCGAACAGAAGCTGGTGGTGCGACTGGCGCATCAGGAGCGCCCGACGGCAGGCAGCACGCTGTGGCTGCATCTGCCGGAAAATCAGCTACATCTTTTTGATGGTGAAACAGGACAACGAGTATGA
- the ugpE gene encoding sn-glycerol-3-phosphate ABC transporter permease UgpE has translation MIENRPWLTIFSHTMLILGIAVILFPLYVAFVAATLDKQAVYAAPMTLIPGTHLLENIHNIWVNGVGTNSAPFWRMLLNSFVMAFSITLGKITVSMLSAFAIVWFRFPLRNLFFWMIFITLMLPVEVRIFPTVEVIANLNMLDSYAGLTLPLMASATATFLFRQFFMTLPDELVEAARIDGASPMRFFCDIVFPLSKTNLAALFVITFIYGWNQYLWPLLIITDVDLGTTVAGIKGIIATGEGTTEWNSVMAAMLLTLIPPVVIVLVMQRAFVRGLVDSEK, from the coding sequence ATGATTGAGAACCGTCCGTGGCTGACAATATTCAGCCATACCATGCTGATCCTCGGGATCGCGGTGATCCTCTTCCCGCTGTACGTGGCGTTTGTCGCGGCGACGCTGGATAAACAGGCCGTCTACGCCGCGCCGATGACGCTCATCCCCGGCACGCATCTGCTGGAAAACATCCACAACATCTGGGTGAACGGGGTAGGCACAAATAGCGCGCCGTTCTGGCGGATGTTGCTTAACAGCTTCGTGATGGCGTTCAGCATTACGCTCGGCAAAATTACCGTCTCGATGCTCTCGGCATTTGCCATTGTCTGGTTTCGTTTTCCGCTGCGTAACCTCTTCTTCTGGATGATTTTTATCACCCTGATGCTGCCAGTTGAAGTGCGTATCTTCCCGACAGTAGAAGTCATCGCCAACCTGAATATGCTCGACAGCTACGCTGGTTTAACGCTGCCGCTGATGGCCTCGGCAACCGCTACCTTCCTGTTCCGCCAGTTCTTTATGACGCTACCGGATGAGCTGGTGGAAGCGGCGCGGATCGACGGTGCGTCACCAATGCGTTTCTTTTGCGACATCGTTTTCCCGCTGTCGAAAACCAATCTGGCGGCGCTGTTTGTGATCACTTTTATTTACGGCTGGAACCAGTATTTGTGGCCGTTGTTGATTATTACCGACGTTGATCTCGGCACCACTGTGGCAGGGATCAAAGGGATTATCGCCACAGGCGAAGGCACCACGGAATGGAACTCAGTGATGGCGGCGATGTTGTTAACGCTTATCCCTCCGGTGGTGATTGTTTTAGTGATGCAGCGTGCCTTCGTGCGCGGCCTGGTCGATAGTGAGAAATAA
- the ugpA gene encoding sn-glycerol-3-phosphate ABC transporter permease UgpA, protein MSSSRPVFRSRWLPYLLVAPQLIITVIFFIWPAGEALWYSLQSVDPFGFSSQFVGLDNFVTLFHDSYYLDSFWTTIKFSTFVTVSGLLVSLFFAALVEYIVRGSRFYQTLMLLPYAVAPAVAAVLWIFLFNPGRGLITHFLAEFGYDWNHAQNSGQAMFLVVFASVWKQISYNFLFFYAALQSIPRSLIEAAAIDGAGPIRRFFKIALPLIAPVSFFLLVVNLVYAFFDTFPVIDAATSGGPVQATTTLIYKIYREGFTGLDLASSAAQSVVLMFLVIVLTVVQFRYVESKVRYQ, encoded by the coding sequence ATGTCATCATCCCGTCCGGTGTTCCGCTCGCGCTGGCTGCCTTATTTGTTGGTCGCGCCGCAGCTCATCATCACCGTTATCTTTTTTATCTGGCCTGCGGGCGAAGCGTTGTGGTACTCGCTACAAAGCGTCGATCCGTTTGGCTTTTCCAGCCAGTTTGTCGGCCTGGATAACTTCGTCACGCTGTTTCATGACAGCTACTATCTCGACTCCTTCTGGACGACGATAAAATTCAGCACCTTTGTCACGGTCAGCGGTTTGCTGGTGTCGCTGTTCTTCGCGGCGCTGGTGGAGTACATCGTGCGCGGCAGCCGTTTCTATCAAACCTTAATGCTGCTGCCGTATGCCGTGGCTCCCGCCGTTGCCGCCGTATTGTGGATCTTCCTGTTTAACCCTGGTCGCGGGCTGATCACTCATTTTCTCGCTGAGTTCGGCTACGACTGGAACCATGCGCAAAACAGCGGTCAGGCAATGTTCCTGGTGGTGTTTGCCTCAGTATGGAAGCAAATCAGCTACAACTTTCTGTTCTTCTATGCCGCGCTGCAATCCATTCCTCGTTCGTTGATTGAAGCCGCAGCCATCGACGGCGCAGGTCCAATTCGCCGCTTCTTTAAGATTGCGTTGCCGCTTATCGCCCCGGTGAGCTTCTTCCTGCTGGTGGTGAACTTGGTGTACGCCTTCTTCGATACCTTCCCGGTGATCGACGCCGCCACGTCCGGCGGACCAGTACAGGCTACCACGACGCTGATTTATAAGATCTACCGCGAAGGCTTTACCGGGCTGGATTTGGCTTCGTCTGCCGCGCAGTCGGTGGTGTTGATGTTCCTCGTCATCGTGCTGACGGTGGTGCAGTTCCGCTATGTTGAAAGCAAGGTGCGTTACCAATGA
- the ugpB gene encoding sn-glycerol-3-phosphate ABC transporter substrate-binding protein UgpB encodes MKPLHYTASALALGLALMGNAQAVTTIPFWHSMEGELGKEVDSLAQRFNAENPDYKIVPTYKGNYEQNLSAGIAAFRTGNAPAILQVYEVGTATMMASKAIKPVYDVFKEAGIQFDESQFVPTVSGYYSDSKTGHLLSQPFNSSTPVLYYNKDAFKKAGLDPEQPPKTWQDLADYAAKLKASGMKCGYASGWQGWIQLENFSAWNGLPFASKNNGFDGTDAVLEFNKPEQVKHIAMLEEMNKKGDFSYVGRKDESTEKFYNGDCAMTTASSGSLANIREYAKFNYGVGMMPYDADAKDAPQNAIIGGASLWVMQGKDKETYTGVAKFLDFLAKPENAAEWHQKTGYLPITKAAYDLTREQGFYEKNPGADTATRQMLNKPPLPFTKGLRLGNMPQIRVIVDEELESVWTGKKTPQQALDTAVERGNQLLRRFEKSTKS; translated from the coding sequence ATGAAACCGTTACATTATACAGCTTCAGCACTGGCGCTCGGACTGGCGTTAATGGGGAATGCACAGGCAGTGACGACCATTCCGTTCTGGCATTCTATGGAAGGGGAACTGGGTAAAGAGGTGGATTCTCTGGCCCAACGTTTTAACGCCGAAAACCCGGATTACAAAATTGTACCGACCTATAAAGGCAACTACGAACAGAATTTAAGTGCGGGGATTGCCGCATTTCGTACCGGCAACGCGCCGGCTATTTTGCAGGTTTATGAAGTTGGCACCGCCACCATGATGGCGTCGAAAGCCATTAAACCGGTGTATGACGTGTTTAAAGAAGCGGGGATTCAATTCGATGAGTCGCAGTTTGTGCCGACGGTTTCAGGTTACTACTCCGACAGCAAAACCGGCCACTTACTCTCCCAGCCGTTCAACAGCTCGACTCCCGTTCTCTATTACAACAAAGACGCCTTCAAGAAAGCGGGGTTAGACCCGGAACAGCCGCCGAAAACCTGGCAGGATCTGGCGGACTATGCCGCAAAACTGAAAGCCTCCGGCATGAAGTGCGGCTACGCAAGCGGCTGGCAGGGCTGGATCCAACTGGAAAACTTTAGCGCCTGGAACGGTCTGCCGTTTGCCAGCAAAAACAACGGCTTTGACGGCACGGACGCGGTGCTTGAGTTCAACAAGCCGGAGCAGGTGAAACACATCGCCATGCTCGAAGAGATGAACAAGAAGGGCGATTTCAGTTACGTCGGGCGTAAGGATGAATCCACCGAGAAGTTCTATAACGGTGATTGCGCGATGACGACCGCTTCTTCCGGTTCTCTTGCCAACATTCGCGAGTATGCCAAATTCAACTACGGTGTAGGCATGATGCCGTACGACGCCGATGCGAAAGATGCGCCACAAAACGCCATTATCGGCGGGGCCAGCCTGTGGGTGATGCAGGGCAAAGATAAAGAAACTTACACCGGCGTGGCGAAGTTCCTCGACTTCCTCGCGAAGCCAGAAAACGCTGCCGAGTGGCATCAGAAAACCGGTTATCTGCCAATCACCAAAGCGGCGTATGACCTGACCCGTGAGCAGGGCTTTTACGAGAAAAACCCCGGGGCGGATACCGCGACGCGTCAGATGCTGAACAAGCCGCCGTTGCCGTTCACCAAAGGGCTGCGTCTGGGCAATATGCCGCAGATCCGCGTGATTGTGGATGAAGAGCTGGAAAGCGTGTGGACTGGTAAGAAGACGCCACAGCAGGCGCTGGATACCGCTGTTGAGCGTGGGAACCAGTTACTGCGCCGCTTTGAGAAATCTACGAAGTCTTAA
- a CDS encoding tetratricopeptide repeat protein, translated as MHYAVVVMLELLCCIHAYRSGQERYWIFIIFCFPVIGCVAYFVMVMLPETGADRHGRTLLMRLQDKISPERHLHKLTEELAIAETNQNHYALANELARLGRYHEAVPHYQQALSGIFAHEAVMMLSLAQAQFAIQEFAACQQTLEDVMRYNPDFQSADGHLLFARALAAQEKYADAESEFEVLVSYYPSPQARIYYAELLAKMSRLREANEQYVAVVDTAKRSRPHYRKHHREWIKTANDRLKQSIVR; from the coding sequence ATGCATTATGCCGTTGTCGTCATGCTTGAACTGCTTTGCTGTATTCACGCTTATCGCTCCGGACAAGAGCGATACTGGATTTTTATTATCTTCTGTTTTCCGGTGATTGGCTGCGTGGCGTATTTCGTCATGGTTATGCTGCCTGAAACGGGCGCTGACCGTCACGGGCGTACTTTGCTGATGCGCCTGCAGGACAAAATCAGCCCGGAACGCCACCTGCACAAATTAACCGAAGAGCTGGCGATTGCCGAGACCAATCAAAACCATTATGCGTTAGCTAACGAACTGGCGCGCCTTGGGCGTTATCACGAAGCCGTTCCCCATTATCAGCAGGCGTTAAGCGGAATTTTCGCCCATGAAGCGGTAATGATGTTAAGCCTGGCGCAGGCGCAATTTGCTATTCAGGAGTTCGCCGCCTGTCAGCAGACGCTGGAAGATGTGATGCGTTATAACCCCGATTTTCAGTCGGCAGACGGGCATTTGTTATTTGCCAGAGCGTTAGCCGCACAAGAAAAATACGCTGATGCGGAAAGCGAGTTTGAGGTGCTTGTTTCTTATTACCCCAGCCCGCAGGCGCGTATTTACTATGCGGAGTTGCTGGCGAAAATGAGTCGACTACGTGAAGCCAACGAGCAATATGTTGCTGTGGTTGATACGGCTAAACGCTCAAGACCACATTATAGAAAACACCACCGGGAATGGATTAAGACCGCCAATGACCGACTGAAGCAGAGTATTGTTCGATAA
- the livF gene encoding high-affinity branched-chain amino acid ABC transporter ATP-binding protein LivF — MEKVMLSFDKVSAHYGKIQALHEVSLHINQGEIVTLIGANGAGKTTLLGTLCGDPRATSGRIVFDGKDITDWQTAKIMREAVAIVPEGRRVFSRMTVEENLAMGGFFAERDQFQERIKWVYELFPRLHERRVQRAGTMSGGEQQMLAIGRALMSNPRLLLLDEPSLGLAPIIIQQIFDTIEQLREQGMTIFLVEQNANQALKLADRGYVLENGHVVLSDTGDALLANEAVRSAYLGG, encoded by the coding sequence ATGGAAAAAGTCATGTTGTCCTTTGACAAAGTCAGCGCCCACTACGGCAAAATCCAGGCGCTGCATGAGGTGAGCCTGCATATCAATCAGGGCGAGATTGTCACCCTCATTGGCGCGAACGGGGCGGGAAAAACGACCTTGCTCGGCACGTTATGTGGCGACCCGCGCGCCACCAGCGGGCGAATTGTGTTTGATGGTAAAGACATTACCGACTGGCAGACGGCGAAAATCATGCGCGAAGCGGTGGCGATTGTCCCGGAAGGACGTCGCGTCTTCTCACGCATGACGGTGGAAGAGAATCTGGCGATGGGCGGCTTTTTTGCTGAACGCGACCAGTTCCAGGAGCGCATAAAGTGGGTCTATGAACTGTTTCCACGTCTCCATGAGCGCCGTGTTCAGCGGGCAGGCACCATGTCTGGCGGTGAACAGCAGATGCTGGCGATTGGTCGCGCTTTGATGAGTAACCCACGTTTGCTATTGCTTGATGAACCCTCGCTCGGACTGGCACCGATTATCATCCAGCAAATTTTCGACACCATCGAGCAACTGCGCGAGCAGGGGATGACCATCTTCCTCGTCGAGCAGAACGCCAACCAGGCGCTAAAACTGGCGGATCGCGGCTATGTGCTGGAAAACGGTCATGTGGTGCTCTCCGATACCGGCGACGCGCTGCTGGCGAATGAAGCGGTGAGAAGCGCGTATTTAGGTGGGTAA
- the livG gene encoding high-affinity branched-chain amino acid ABC transporter ATP-binding protein LivG — protein MSQPLLSVNGLMMRFGGLLAVNNVNLELYPQEIVSLIGPNGAGKTTVFNCLTGFYKPTGGTILLRDQHLEGLPGQQIARMGVVRTFQHVRLFREMTVIENLLVAQHQQLKTGLFSGLLKTPSFRRAQSEALDRAATWLERIGLLEHANRQASNLAYGDQRRLEIARCMVTQPEILMLDEPAAGLNPKETKELDELIAELRNHHNTTILLIEHDMKLVMGISDRIYVVNQGTPLANGTPEQIRNNPDVIRAYLGEA, from the coding sequence ATGAGTCAGCCATTATTATCTGTTAACGGCCTGATGATGCGCTTCGGTGGCCTGCTGGCGGTGAACAACGTCAATCTTGAACTGTACCCGCAGGAAATCGTCTCGTTAATCGGTCCTAACGGTGCCGGAAAAACCACGGTTTTTAACTGTCTGACCGGATTCTACAAACCCACCGGCGGCACCATTTTACTGCGCGATCAGCATCTGGAAGGTTTGCCGGGGCAGCAAATTGCCCGCATGGGCGTGGTGCGAACCTTCCAGCATGTGCGTCTGTTCCGTGAAATGACGGTGATTGAAAACCTGCTGGTGGCGCAGCATCAGCAACTGAAAACCGGGCTGTTCTCTGGCCTGTTGAAAACGCCTTCTTTCCGCCGCGCCCAGAGCGAAGCCCTCGACCGTGCCGCAACCTGGCTTGAGCGCATTGGTTTGCTCGAACACGCTAACCGTCAGGCGAGTAACCTGGCCTACGGTGACCAGCGCCGTCTGGAGATCGCCCGCTGCATGGTAACGCAGCCGGAGATTTTAATGCTCGACGAACCAGCGGCAGGTCTTAACCCGAAAGAAACCAAAGAGCTGGATGAGCTGATTGCCGAACTGCGTAACCATCACAACACCACTATTTTGTTGATTGAACACGATATGAAACTGGTGATGGGGATTTCAGACAGAATTTACGTGGTCAATCAGGGGACGCCACTGGCAAACGGTACACCGGAGCAAATCCGTAATAACCCGGACGTGATCCGTGCCTATTTAGGTGAGGCATAA